In one window of Lynx canadensis isolate LIC74 chromosome B3, mLynCan4.pri.v2, whole genome shotgun sequence DNA:
- the LOC115517286 gene encoding disintegrin and metalloproteinase domain-containing protein 21-like: MRIVLLLFWVGMSLFPSSFSQAGPSQCLSHPEVVVPLKVTGKGRSAKTPGWLSYSLQFGGWRHVVHMKIKKLLVSRHFPVFTYTDQRALLQDEPFVPDDCYYHGYVEGVPESLVSLSTCSGGFRGMLQINDLAYEIEPIRHSTTFEHLVYEINTNETQFPPMRCGLTMKEIALQQLRFEEANKPTLKQNSNDKWWTHSWFLELIVVVESNFLVYSQSNFSKVQEDVFLVVNIVDSIYEQLGTYVILIGIEIWNQGNVFQMISIEQVLKDFSQWKQISLSRLQYDVAHFFIKNSLISVLGIAYVAGICHPPIDCGVNNFQGDSWSLFALTVAHELGHTLGMQHDEEFCLCEQSGCIMNATRVPARKFTNCSYTDFTKTTLNQGSCLHNIPHPGEVFMLKRCGNGVVEGEEECDCGSIKQCQQDPCCLLSCTLRPGAACAFGLCCKDCKFMPSGKLCRHQVNKCDLPEWCNGTSHQCPEDAYVQDGVPCGDNAYCYRGRCNNHEEQCREIFGEGAKGASQSCYKEINTLGNRFGHCGINGTTYLKCNTSDIFCGRVQCENVRVIPHLRDHSNLQQTHINGVICWSVDYHVGMDTPDVGEVKDGTMCGPGKICIHKKCVSLSLLSQVCLAETCNMKGICNNKHHCHCDYGWSPPYCLHRGYGGSVDSGPASAKKVFLLLVVSLTLSVLFLLSTVVFMYFRKHFGPKETKAPSSG; the protein is encoded by the coding sequence ATGAGAATTGTTCTCCTGCTGTTCTGGGTTGGAATGTCTCTGTTCCCTTCCAGCTTCTCCCAGGCTGGGCCCTCCCAATGCCTCAGCCACCCAGAAGTTGTGGTCCCCTTAAAGGTGACTGGCAAGGGCAGAAGTGCAAAAACTCCAGGCTGGCTCTCCTACAGCCTACAGTTTGGGGGCTGGAGACATGTTGTCCATATGAAGATCAAGAAGCTCTTGGTTTCCAGACACTTCCCGGTATTCACATACACAGATCAGCGTGCTCTTCTCCAGGATGAGCCTTTTGTTCCCGACGACTGCTACTATCATGGTTATGTGGAAGGAGTCCCTGAGTCCCTGGTTTCCCTCAGTACCTGTTCTGGAGGTTTTCGAGGAATGCTGCAGATAAATGACCTTGCTTATGAAATTGAGCCCATCAGGCACTCTACCACATTTGAACACTTGGTTTATGAGATAAACACTAATGAGACACAATTCCCACCTATGAGATGTGGCTTAACAATGAAGGAAATTGCACTCCAACAGTTGAGATTTGAAGAGGCTAACAAACCAACTCTGAAGCAAAATTCTAATGATAAATGGTGGACCCACTCATGGTTTCTGGAGCTGATTGTGGTGGTAGAGAGCAATTTCTTAGTTTATTCTCAAAGCAACTTCTCAAAGGTACAGGAGGATGTGTTTCTTGTTGTCAACATagtagattccatttatgagcAGTTGGGTACTTAtgtgattttgattgggattgagatttggaatcaaggaaatgttttccaaatgatAAGCATAGAACAGGTTCTGAAGGATTTCTCTCAGTGGAAACAAATCAGTCTTTCCCGGCTACAGTATGATGTTGcacattttttcataaaaaattcaCTTATAAGTGTACTTGGTATAGCCTATGTTGCAGGAATATGTCATCCTCCTATTGATTGTGGGGTTAACAATTTCCAAGGAGACTCGTGGTCTCTTTTTGCCCTCACTGTCGCCCATGAATTAGGACATACTTTGGGTATGCAGCATGATGAAGAATTCTGTTTGTGTGAGCAAAGTGGCTGCATCATGAATGCTACCAGAGTTCCAGCAAGGAAATTCACCAATTGTAGTTACACAGATTTTACAAAGACCACTTTAAACCAGGGATCATGTCTACACAATATTCCACATCCAGGGGAAGTCTTTATGCTTAAGCGCTGTGGGAATGGTGTGGTTGAAGGAGAAGAGGAATGTGACTGTGGATCTATAAAGCAGTGTCAACAGGATCCCTGTTGTCTGTTGAGCTGCACTCTGAGGCCTGGGGCTGCTTGTGCTTTTGGGCTTTGTTGCAAAGACTGTAAGTTCATGCCATCAGGGAAACTCTGTAGACATCAGGTCAATAAATGTGACCTTCCAGAGTGGTGCAATGGGACATCCCATCAGTGCCCCGAAGATGCATATGTGCAGGACGGGGTTCCCTGTGGTGACAATGCCTACTGCTATAGAGGGAGGTGTAACAACCATGAAGAACAATGCAGGGAGATTTTTGGTGAAGGTGCAAAGGGTGCATCTCAGAGTTGCTACAAAGAAATCAACACTCTGGGAAACCGTTTTGGCCACTGTGGTATAAATGGCACGACATACCTAAAATGTAATACCTCAGATATCTTTTGTGGCAGAGTTCAATGTGAGAATGTGAGGGTTATTCCCCATCTGAGAGATCACTCTAATTTGCAGCAAACTCACATCAATGGTGTCATCTGCTGGAGTGTTGACTATCATGTAGGAATGGACACACCTGATGTTGGGGAAGTAAAAGATGGCACCATGTGTGGTCCAGGAAAGATCTGCATTCACAAGAAGTGTGTCAGTCTGTCTCTCTTATCACAAGTCTGCCTGGCTGAGACCTGCAACATGAAGGGGATCTGCAATAATAAACATCACTGCCACTGTGACTATGGGTGGTCCCCACCGTACTGCCTGCACAGAGGCTATGGAGGTAGTGTTGACAGTGGCCCAGCATCTGCCAAAAAAGTTTTCTTGCTGCTAGTTGTGAGTCTtactttgtctgttttgtttttactgtcaaCTGTTGTATTTATgtactttagaaaacattttggtcCCAAGGAGACTAAGGCACCATCTTCAGGTTAG